From the genome of Sphingobacterium kitahiroshimense, one region includes:
- a CDS encoding efflux RND transporter periplasmic adaptor subunit yields the protein MKTRSMSWYALSCLAILSACTAKSNDKQVSTAPKKVPVSNLVVMDTTIYKDYIADIQSVKNIELRSRLSGFLEHIYVDEGAAVKKGQVLFRLSDEEYKADYARAKANFNAALTDVKKVVLELERTKDLAAKNIVSKTEVELLKLQYTAAESKVEEARSIMQQAKTQLNFTLVRAPFDGKIDRIPLKEGSLLEQGSLLTTVSSLNEVNVYFDISENEYLSIVSDSSFNKDSFNKDVKLILADGNPYPYPGKASIVESEFEKNTGSISLRARFSNPQGMLKHGASGKISVPIQTGDTKFVHQKSVFEIQDKTYVYILNKDKTVSMKSFEAGQRVGHYYIVNGGLSDTDQIVYEGVQSLKDGMKVEVIPVKL from the coding sequence ATGAAAACACGTTCCATGTCTTGGTATGCATTGTCATGCCTAGCAATTTTATCTGCCTGCACAGCCAAAAGCAATGATAAACAGGTAAGTACAGCTCCTAAAAAAGTACCTGTATCCAATTTAGTTGTTATGGATACCACAATTTACAAAGACTATATTGCTGATATCCAATCAGTCAAAAATATTGAACTTCGATCACGTTTAAGTGGCTTTTTAGAACACATCTATGTGGATGAAGGTGCCGCAGTAAAGAAAGGTCAAGTATTGTTCAGACTAAGTGATGAAGAATACAAAGCCGATTATGCGCGCGCAAAAGCCAACTTTAATGCAGCACTTACAGATGTCAAAAAAGTGGTTCTTGAGTTAGAACGTACGAAAGATCTAGCCGCGAAAAACATCGTAAGTAAAACAGAAGTCGAATTACTTAAATTACAATATACAGCTGCGGAGTCAAAGGTCGAAGAAGCAAGATCGATCATGCAACAAGCTAAAACGCAGTTGAATTTCACATTAGTACGTGCTCCTTTTGATGGTAAGATTGATCGTATCCCCCTAAAAGAAGGATCACTCTTAGAGCAAGGTTCTTTACTAACGACTGTTTCCTCACTTAACGAAGTAAATGTATACTTTGACATTTCCGAAAATGAGTACTTAAGTATTGTATCTGACTCATCGTTTAACAAAGACTCTTTTAACAAAGATGTAAAACTGATCCTCGCTGACGGTAATCCGTACCCATATCCTGGAAAGGCATCCATTGTTGAGAGTGAATTTGAGAAGAACACAGGATCAATATCTTTACGGGCTAGGTTTTCAAATCCGCAGGGCATGTTAAAGCATGGTGCTTCAGGTAAAATCTCTGTTCCAATACAGACCGGCGATACCAAATTTGTACATCAAAAATCTGTTTTTGAAATTCAGGATAAAACTTACGTCTATATCTTAAATAAAGATAAAACTGTTTCGATGAAATCTTTTGAAGCTGGCCAACGTGTCGGGCATTACTATATCGTGAATGGAGGTTTGTCTGATACAGATCAGATCGTATACGAAGGTGTACAATCCTTGAAGGATGGTATGAAGGTGGAAGTAATCCCTGTTAAGTTATAA
- a CDS encoding efflux RND transporter permease subunit: MFDVYIKRPILSLVISLFITLLGLLALFTLPVTQFPDIVPPSVVVTANYTGANAEVSTNAVAIPLERAINGVAGMTSMNTVSTNNGTTLIQVVFKVGIDPDIAAVNVQNRVTTVLDELPEEVTRAGVTTEKEVNSMLMYLNLYTEDETADERFIYNFTDINVLKELKRIEGVGFAQIMGMRDYAMRVWVKPDRLAAYNISTDELIASLRKQNIEAAPGQTGISSDKMVNMQQYVLRYPGKFSEPEEYANVPIRANADGSIIRIKDVAEIEFGSLDYEMVSKTDGRPSASIMLKQLPGSNAQDVIKRVKDRMAELQKATFPAGMKYTMGYDVSRFLDASISSVIKTLLEAFLLVFIVVFIFLQNFRATLIPILAVPVSLIGSLFCMQMLGFSINLLTLFALVLAIGIVIDNGIVVVEAVFAKMEEENLPPMEATLAAMKEVGTAVIAITLVMSAVFIPVAFLDGPVGIFYRQFSLTLASAIIISGINALTLTPALCAIMLKNPHDQKEKNNWMTRFFKKFNQAYDKLAGKYRGFLSKTVSRRGLTVLVLVLSFVATWGTSAILPSGFIPTEDQGMVYVSVTTPPGATVDRTEKALDEVDRISRSLESVETVSTLAGYSILTEVSGSSYGMGMINLKAWEDRAQTVDDVMNELKEKTAHIADAQIEFFPPPTVPGFGNAAGFEVRLLDKTGTEDLNKTAVVLEEFMNKLNASEAIESVSSGFDVNFPQYMLEIDYDLAAKKGISVDNAMNTLQTLMGSFYATNFIRYGQMYKVMVQADAHYRKQPEDVLNLFVKTDNGEMVPYSAFITMKRVFGPEQITRYNMFTSAMINGQPASGFSTGQAIETIQEIAKSLPQGYSIEWSGMTKEQIASGDQTIYIFALVLLFVYLLLAAQYESFFLPLPVILCIPAGMFGAFLFLKLLGLENNIYAQVALVMLIGLLGKNAILIVEYAVLKNKQGMSIVEAAIDGAIARLRPILMTSFAFVAGLIPLMFSSGASAIGNRTIGTASVGGMLIGTIIGVLIIPALYVLCSKRTTKVKKKKLATVVSVVLAVILISSCSVPKKLTPMQATALPEKFSPANVQTDSSIGQISWRKVFEDKKLIALVDSALLYNYDLQMAIKRIEIAQASFKQKKAALFPKVNAEVGAGLTKYGFYTEEGIGNYDSNFSENLKSDEKIPSPAIPDYFVGLRSSWEIDVWGKLKNLRQSSYENYLAQLEAKQLIATELVTNIGSAYYQLISLDNQLAVFERNLKLQEKALAIIEVQKEAGRATELAVQQFKAILANSKSDRAKTKQEISILENHINFLIGRVNQPIERTAIQLEEVHLFDKLASGDPALMLALRPDIREASHQMVSAMHEVHAAKAAFLPAVVLSPFIGLNSFSFDKLIDINKSATYGLFGGITAPIFNQRELKTQYEQYKGNYGISFLNYEKIVLQAYNEVSNALLTEDHIIERFQHKNEQVVALESSVNSAHDLFLAGRINYLEIITSQRESLAAQIEQVNILEEKILNQLVLYKALGGGWK; the protein is encoded by the coding sequence ATGTTTGATGTTTATATAAAAAGGCCTATCCTATCGTTGGTAATTTCATTATTTATAACGTTACTAGGATTATTGGCCTTATTTACACTACCTGTTACCCAGTTTCCAGATATTGTACCTCCGTCGGTCGTTGTTACCGCAAATTACACAGGAGCAAATGCGGAAGTCAGTACCAATGCTGTTGCCATTCCGCTGGAACGTGCGATCAACGGTGTTGCAGGTATGACCTCGATGAATACCGTTTCCACTAACAATGGAACAACACTCATTCAAGTCGTTTTTAAAGTTGGAATTGATCCCGATATTGCCGCAGTAAATGTGCAGAATCGGGTAACAACAGTATTAGATGAGCTTCCCGAGGAAGTGACACGCGCAGGTGTTACCACAGAAAAAGAGGTAAACAGTATGTTGATGTATCTCAATCTGTATACTGAAGATGAAACTGCTGATGAACGCTTTATTTACAATTTTACAGATATCAATGTTTTAAAGGAACTAAAGCGTATTGAAGGCGTTGGTTTTGCTCAAATTATGGGTATGCGTGATTACGCGATGCGTGTTTGGGTTAAACCTGATCGGTTAGCGGCTTACAACATCTCAACCGACGAACTAATTGCTTCCCTTCGTAAACAAAATATCGAAGCTGCCCCTGGTCAGACCGGTATCAGTTCGGATAAAATGGTCAATATGCAACAGTATGTACTTCGTTATCCGGGAAAATTCTCGGAACCGGAAGAATATGCCAATGTACCTATTCGGGCAAATGCAGATGGTTCTATTATCCGTATAAAAGACGTTGCTGAGATCGAATTCGGCTCATTAGATTACGAAATGGTTTCTAAAACTGATGGTAGACCTTCGGCTTCCATCATGTTAAAGCAATTGCCGGGATCCAATGCACAAGATGTTATCAAACGTGTTAAAGATAGAATGGCGGAATTACAAAAAGCCACATTCCCGGCAGGTATGAAATATACAATGGGTTATGATGTTTCCCGCTTTTTAGATGCATCGATATCCAGTGTTATCAAAACCCTGCTTGAGGCATTCTTATTGGTGTTTATTGTCGTATTTATATTCTTACAGAATTTTAGAGCGACATTGATCCCGATCTTAGCTGTTCCGGTGAGTTTGATCGGTTCACTATTCTGTATGCAGATGCTCGGATTCTCAATCAACTTATTGACACTATTTGCACTCGTATTAGCGATCGGAATTGTAATTGACAATGGTATTGTCGTCGTCGAGGCCGTATTTGCCAAAATGGAAGAGGAAAATCTTCCACCTATGGAAGCTACGTTAGCGGCAATGAAAGAAGTGGGTACTGCTGTAATTGCGATCACTTTGGTCATGTCAGCCGTATTTATACCCGTGGCCTTCCTTGATGGACCCGTCGGTATTTTTTATCGACAGTTTTCGCTCACATTGGCCTCAGCTATTATTATCTCCGGTATCAATGCCCTGACACTAACACCCGCACTTTGTGCGATCATGTTAAAAAATCCACACGATCAGAAAGAGAAAAATAACTGGATGACACGTTTCTTTAAAAAATTCAATCAAGCTTACGATAAATTAGCTGGAAAATACCGTGGATTTTTATCGAAAACCGTAAGCCGTCGCGGACTTACAGTACTTGTTCTGGTATTATCTTTTGTAGCAACTTGGGGAACAAGTGCGATCCTACCATCCGGTTTTATTCCCACAGAAGATCAAGGTATGGTCTATGTCAGTGTAACAACACCTCCAGGAGCCACAGTTGATAGAACAGAGAAAGCGTTAGATGAAGTAGATCGTATATCAAGAAGTTTAGAGTCCGTAGAAACGGTATCAACACTTGCCGGATATAGTATTTTGACAGAAGTATCAGGTTCATCCTACGGTATGGGAATGATCAATTTAAAAGCTTGGGAAGACCGTGCGCAGACAGTTGATGATGTGATGAATGAACTCAAAGAAAAAACAGCACATATCGCAGATGCACAGATCGAGTTCTTCCCTCCGCCTACCGTTCCCGGTTTTGGTAATGCCGCAGGTTTTGAGGTTCGTTTACTGGATAAAACAGGAACTGAAGATCTCAATAAAACAGCTGTTGTATTGGAAGAATTCATGAATAAACTAAACGCCAGCGAAGCTATAGAAAGCGTTTCTTCAGGATTTGACGTTAACTTTCCGCAGTATATGTTGGAAATTGACTACGATTTAGCGGCCAAGAAAGGAATATCTGTGGATAATGCAATGAATACATTGCAAACACTTATGGGTAGCTTCTACGCCACCAATTTCATTCGTTATGGACAGATGTATAAAGTAATGGTGCAAGCAGACGCACATTATCGGAAACAGCCCGAAGATGTTTTAAATCTTTTTGTGAAAACCGATAATGGCGAAATGGTTCCTTACTCAGCCTTTATTACCATGAAGCGCGTATTTGGACCGGAACAGATTACACGCTATAACATGTTTACAAGCGCCATGATCAATGGGCAGCCGGCATCTGGATTCAGTACCGGACAAGCAATTGAAACCATTCAGGAGATTGCGAAGAGCTTACCGCAAGGCTATAGTATTGAATGGTCAGGTATGACTAAAGAGCAGATTGCTTCTGGCGATCAGACTATTTACATTTTCGCCTTAGTACTATTGTTTGTTTACTTACTATTGGCGGCGCAGTATGAAAGTTTCTTCTTGCCCTTACCTGTTATCTTATGTATTCCCGCCGGTATGTTCGGAGCGTTTCTATTCTTAAAGTTATTGGGATTAGAAAACAACATTTATGCACAGGTGGCACTCGTCATGCTGATTGGGCTTTTAGGGAAAAATGCGATTTTGATTGTCGAATATGCAGTACTCAAAAACAAACAGGGCATGTCCATTGTGGAGGCTGCGATCGACGGTGCTATAGCACGTCTAAGACCAATTTTAATGACATCATTTGCCTTTGTGGCGGGACTTATTCCATTGATGTTCTCCTCTGGAGCAAGTGCTATCGGTAACAGAACAATTGGTACCGCCTCCGTTGGAGGTATGTTGATCGGAACCATAATCGGTGTTTTGATTATACCTGCACTTTATGTTCTCTGTTCAAAAAGAACAACAAAAGTTAAGAAGAAGAAATTAGCAACAGTAGTTTCTGTTGTGCTTGCTGTTATTTTAATATCGAGCTGTTCTGTTCCTAAAAAGCTGACACCGATGCAAGCGACAGCATTGCCCGAAAAATTTTCGCCGGCAAATGTGCAAACCGATAGTTCGATAGGTCAGATTTCTTGGAGAAAAGTATTTGAAGATAAAAAACTGATTGCCCTTGTGGATTCAGCATTACTGTATAACTATGATTTACAAATGGCGATAAAGCGTATTGAGATTGCTCAAGCAAGCTTCAAACAGAAAAAAGCTGCGCTATTTCCAAAAGTAAATGCTGAAGTTGGCGCAGGTTTGACAAAGTATGGCTTTTATACCGAAGAAGGCATTGGTAACTACGATAGTAACTTTTCAGAAAACTTAAAATCAGACGAAAAGATTCCTTCACCTGCTATTCCAGATTATTTTGTAGGACTGCGCAGTTCTTGGGAAATCGATGTATGGGGCAAATTAAAAAATCTGAGACAGTCATCGTACGAGAATTATCTAGCACAGCTTGAAGCAAAGCAATTGATTGCGACCGAATTGGTGACCAATATTGGTTCTGCCTACTATCAGCTCATCAGTCTGGATAATCAGTTAGCAGTCTTTGAAAGAAATCTAAAACTGCAGGAAAAAGCCTTAGCTATTATTGAAGTACAAAAAGAAGCGGGTCGAGCGACCGAATTAGCTGTTCAGCAGTTTAAAGCTATTCTAGCAAACTCCAAGTCAGATCGTGCTAAGACAAAGCAAGAAATCAGTATTCTCGAAAATCACATCAATTTCCTTATTGGACGTGTGAATCAGCCTATTGAACGTACTGCAATTCAGCTGGAAGAAGTACATCTGTTTGATAAATTGGCTTCTGGAGATCCCGCATTAATGCTTGCATTGAGACCAGATATCCGCGAAGCCTCTCATCAGATGGTTTCGGCCATGCATGAAGTTCATGCTGCGAAAGCTGCTTTTTTACCCGCAGTAGTCTTATCTCCTTTTATCGGCTTAAATTCATTTAGCTTCGATAAACTGATTGACATCAATAAATCGGCAACTTACGGTTTATTCGGTGGCATTACAGCTCCGATTTTTAATCAAAGAGAATTAAAGACGCAGTATGAACAGTACAAAGGAAATTATGGTATTTCATTCTTGAATTACGAGAAGATTGTTTTACAGGCTTATAACGAAGTATCCAATGCCTTGCTGACAGAAGATCATATTATTGAACGCTTTCAGCACAAAAATGAACAAGTCGTTGCTTTAGAATCATCCGTAAATTCCGCTCATGATTTATTTTTGGCAGGCCGTATCAATTACTTAGAGATCATCACCAGTCAAAGAGAATCCCTTGCTGCTCAAATTGAGCAGGTCAATATTCTAGAAGAAAAGATCTTAAATCAATTAGTGTTATACAAAGCCTTAGGTGGAGGTTGGAAATAA
- a CDS encoding sulfate adenylyltransferase subunit 1 translates to MKILKFITAGSVDDGKSTLIGRLLYDTDSILDDQLEAIKKANRKNNDGTVDLAILTDGLKAEREQGITIDVAYKYFQTEHRKFIIADAPGHIQYTRNMITGASNSDLIIILVDARKGVIEQTKRHSFLAKLLELKKVLVCINKMDMVDYSQEVFENIKADYQTLAERLKLTDVDFMPVSALKGDNIVHPSEHLTWYEGPSLLSYLETIEFKEADQQAWRLPVQWVVRPQTEELHDYRGYAGRVVGHGLKVGDDVLILPSSIKSSIKSIELAGVDLQEAEDGQSVIVHLADHVDISRGDTIVTAQNSGLVERNFEANICWFDNKALDTNQIYLFQNFGRTTKVKINEIIHKVDINNQEYKYGEGIALNDIGRVQIKAAEDISFDLYQDHQATGRGIIIDPRTNLTVAAVMIESVA, encoded by the coding sequence ATGAAAATTTTAAAATTTATAACGGCTGGTTCTGTTGATGATGGTAAAAGCACATTGATCGGCCGTTTATTATATGATACAGATTCGATACTGGACGATCAACTGGAAGCGATAAAAAAGGCTAACCGCAAAAATAATGATGGGACTGTGGATCTAGCAATTTTGACCGACGGATTGAAAGCTGAACGTGAACAGGGAATTACGATCGATGTTGCTTATAAATACTTTCAAACAGAGCACCGCAAATTTATCATTGCTGATGCACCGGGACACATACAGTACACACGCAATATGATAACAGGGGCTTCCAACTCTGATCTCATCATTATATTGGTCGATGCGCGTAAAGGGGTTATTGAGCAAACAAAACGTCATTCTTTTTTAGCAAAACTACTTGAACTTAAAAAAGTTTTAGTGTGTATCAATAAAATGGATATGGTGGATTATAGCCAGGAAGTGTTTGAAAACATTAAAGCTGATTATCAGACCTTAGCGGAACGTTTAAAATTGACTGATGTTGATTTTATGCCGGTTTCTGCACTAAAAGGTGACAATATTGTGCATCCTTCGGAACATTTGACTTGGTATGAGGGACCTTCTTTATTGTCTTATCTTGAGACGATAGAATTTAAAGAGGCAGATCAGCAAGCTTGGCGTTTACCGGTGCAATGGGTGGTAAGGCCACAGACCGAGGAGTTACATGACTACAGGGGATATGCTGGACGTGTTGTTGGCCATGGTCTAAAAGTAGGAGATGATGTGCTCATTTTACCTTCTTCTATTAAAAGTAGCATCAAAAGTATTGAACTGGCTGGAGTAGATTTGCAGGAAGCGGAAGATGGCCAGTCGGTTATTGTCCATCTTGCAGATCATGTTGATATCAGCCGTGGTGATACCATTGTAACGGCTCAAAATTCGGGTCTGGTGGAACGTAATTTTGAAGCGAATATCTGCTGGTTTGACAACAAGGCTCTGGATACGAATCAAATTTATTTGTTTCAGAATTTCGGTAGAACGACAAAAGTGAAAATAAATGAAATCATTCATAAAGTGGATATCAACAACCAGGAATATAAGTATGGTGAAGGGATAGCTCTTAATGATATAGGCCGTGTACAGATTAAGGCCGCTGAAGATATCTCGTTTGATCTTTACCAGGATCACCAGGCAACCGGCAGGGGTATTATCATTGACCCGCGCACTAACTTAACAGTTGCGGCTGTTATGATTGAAAGCGTTGCTTAG
- the cysD gene encoding sulfate adenylyltransferase subunit CysD, with product MDYLDQLEAESIYILREVAGQFENPALLFSGGKDSITLVHLALKAFRPGKFPFPLVHIDTGHNFPETIAYRDWLVEQIGEKLIVGHVQDSIDAGKVVEQKGKNASRNALQTVTLLDTIAENGFDACIGGARRDEEKARAKERVFSVRDEFGQWDPKRQRPELWNIFNGKINKGENVRVFPISNWTELDVWNYIKRENIKLPSIYFSHEREVITRNGQLMAAASFLNIDEEDVVETKSVRFRTVGDMTCTAAVDSQATALDDIIAEIKASTVSERGARMDDKVSEAAMEDRKKQGYF from the coding sequence ATGGATTATTTAGATCAACTAGAAGCAGAATCAATCTATATATTACGTGAAGTGGCCGGGCAATTTGAAAATCCTGCGCTCTTATTTTCTGGTGGAAAAGATTCTATTACTTTGGTTCATTTGGCATTAAAAGCATTTAGACCGGGTAAATTTCCTTTTCCACTAGTGCATATTGATACAGGTCACAATTTTCCGGAAACCATTGCATACCGCGATTGGTTAGTAGAACAGATCGGTGAAAAACTGATCGTAGGACATGTGCAAGATAGTATCGATGCTGGTAAAGTTGTTGAGCAAAAGGGAAAAAATGCCAGCAGAAATGCTTTACAGACGGTGACTTTACTGGATACAATTGCTGAAAATGGTTTTGACGCCTGTATTGGAGGGGCACGTCGTGATGAGGAGAAAGCAAGGGCTAAAGAACGTGTATTCTCTGTTCGTGATGAATTTGGACAGTGGGATCCGAAGCGCCAACGTCCTGAATTATGGAATATCTTTAACGGAAAAATCAATAAGGGCGAAAATGTCCGCGTATTTCCAATATCAAACTGGACTGAACTGGATGTTTGGAATTACATCAAACGGGAGAATATTAAACTTCCAAGTATTTACTTCAGTCACGAGCGTGAAGTGATCACCCGGAATGGCCAATTAATGGCAGCTGCGTCTTTCTTAAACATCGATGAAGAGGATGTTGTGGAAACAAAATCGGTCCGATTTAGAACAGTCGGTGATATGACCTGTACTGCAGCTGTGGACTCGCAGGCTACTGCCTTAGATGATATCATTGCAGAAATAAAAGCTTCTACAGTAAGTGAGCGTGGTGCCCGTATGGATGATAAAGTTTCTGAAGCGGCAATGGAAGACCGAAAAAAACAGGGATACTTCTAA
- a CDS encoding phosphoadenylyl-sulfate reductase — protein sequence MEISGIKELLSGKQGADLLQVITEQYPDQVVFSTSFGIEDQIITDWIGKSKVNIRVFTLDTGRLFKETYSLWSRTAERYALKIDTYYPNTEKVQEFVSEKGPNSFYESVENRKSCCYIRKIEPLQRALRGAKIWITGIRAEQSANRHDMEYIEYDEGNNIIKIHPLFDWTFEMVTNYIKSERIPYNILHDKGFPSIGCEPCTRAVQEGEDFRAGRWWWEDQSKKECGLHVTTK from the coding sequence ATGGAAATTAGTGGAATTAAAGAACTTTTATCAGGAAAACAGGGAGCGGATCTGCTTCAGGTTATTACTGAACAATATCCTGATCAGGTTGTATTTTCGACATCTTTCGGTATCGAAGATCAGATTATTACAGATTGGATAGGAAAGAGCAAAGTGAATATCAGGGTTTTTACTTTGGATACGGGAAGACTTTTTAAGGAGACTTATTCGTTATGGAGCAGAACTGCTGAGCGCTATGCGCTAAAAATTGATACGTACTACCCGAATACCGAAAAGGTTCAGGAATTTGTTTCTGAAAAGGGGCCGAACTCATTTTATGAGTCTGTTGAAAATAGAAAATCTTGTTGCTACATACGCAAAATAGAGCCTTTACAGCGGGCTTTGCGAGGTGCCAAAATTTGGATAACAGGAATTAGAGCGGAGCAATCGGCGAATCGTCACGATATGGAGTATATCGAGTATGATGAGGGGAATAATATTATCAAAATTCATCCGCTATTTGACTGGACTTTTGAGATGGTTACCAATTATATTAAAAGCGAGCGTATACCTTACAATATACTGCACGATAAGGGTTTTCCGAGCATCGGATGTGAGCCCTGTACCCGGGCTGTTCAGGAGGGTGAAGATTTTCGCGCCGGCCGATGGTGGTGGGAAGATCAGAGTAAAAAAGAGTGTGGATTACATGTGACAACAAAATAA
- a CDS encoding bifunctional precorrin-2 dehydrogenase/sirohydrochlorin ferrochelatase, which yields MNTLFPIFVKPDQIHILLVGGGPIGLEKFQAIIQNNDKAHITVIATKICHEFKIIMTQYKHIVFEERDFVESDLDEKHLVMLATNNHELNDQIRALASSKHILLNAADKPELCDFYLGSIVKKGNLKIAISTNGKSPTIAKRVKEFLQEMLPEEIDETLELMSQLRNQLKGDFQSKVTALNKHTKSLIERDGN from the coding sequence ATGAATACGCTATTTCCAATTTTTGTCAAGCCAGATCAGATTCACATTTTATTAGTTGGAGGTGGACCGATCGGGTTAGAGAAATTTCAAGCAATCATTCAGAATAATGATAAAGCGCATATAACAGTAATTGCGACTAAAATATGTCATGAATTTAAAATCATCATGACGCAATATAAGCATATCGTTTTTGAAGAGCGTGATTTTGTGGAATCGGATCTTGATGAAAAACATCTCGTGATGCTGGCAACAAACAATCATGAACTTAATGATCAAATAAGAGCGTTAGCGAGTTCAAAACATATTTTGCTAAATGCGGCAGATAAACCGGAACTATGTGACTTCTATCTTGGATCGATCGTTAAAAAAGGTAATTTGAAAATTGCGATTTCAACGAACGGTAAATCCCCGACAATTGCAAAAAGAGTAAAGGAGTTTTTACAGGAAATGCTTCCTGAGGAGATTGATGAAACATTGGAATTGATGAGCCAATTGCGGAATCAATTAAAAGGTGATTTTCAGTCAAAAGTCACGGCGCTGAATAAACATACAAAATCATTAATTGAGAGAGATGGAAATTAG
- the cobA gene encoding uroporphyrinogen-III C-methyltransferase, with the protein MNIKPKVTLVGAGPGDPELISLKGIKAIKAADVILYDALVDESLLDFASANCTKVYVGKRAEQLSTSQDQINQLLVDYALTHGHVVRLKGGDPFVFGRGGEELDFINQYDIETAVIPGISSSIGLTGLQKIPLTYRGISESFWVITGSTTEGKLSEDLYAAVKTNATVVVLMGFGKLTEIVALYKQHGKENLPIALIQNGSMPNEKIIIGTIDDILDETQEKRIGVPAIIVLGEVVSKHPNFKHIIEKYATV; encoded by the coding sequence ATGAATATTAAACCAAAAGTAACTTTGGTCGGAGCGGGTCCTGGTGATCCTGAATTGATCAGCTTAAAAGGTATAAAAGCGATAAAGGCAGCGGATGTAATTTTATACGATGCTTTAGTGGATGAGAGTTTATTGGATTTTGCCAGTGCAAACTGCACGAAGGTATATGTTGGGAAAAGAGCGGAACAGCTTTCTACTTCACAGGATCAGATCAACCAGTTACTGGTCGATTATGCGCTGACTCATGGTCATGTGGTGCGATTAAAAGGCGGAGATCCATTTGTATTTGGACGTGGTGGTGAAGAACTTGATTTTATTAATCAATATGATATCGAAACAGCGGTTATTCCGGGTATTTCCTCTAGTATCGGATTAACGGGCCTGCAAAAGATTCCTTTAACTTATCGCGGTATAAGTGAAAGTTTTTGGGTGATAACTGGTTCTACAACTGAAGGAAAACTCTCAGAGGACTTGTATGCAGCTGTTAAAACAAATGCAACAGTAGTGGTGCTGATGGGATTTGGTAAGCTAACAGAAATAGTCGCATTATACAAACAGCATGGTAAAGAAAATCTGCCTATTGCATTGATTCAAAATGGCTCTATGCCAAATGAAAAAATTATTATCGGTACGATTGACGATATACTGGACGAAACTCAGGAAAAACGCATTGGTGTACCGGCTATTATTGTTTTGGGCGAAGTTGTTTCTAAGCATCCGAATTTTAAACATATTATTGAAAAATACGCAACTGTTTAA